TTAAAATTTCAATCATACGGAACATTTAATCTGTAATTCATTACAGAAATATGCCCCCTTTACCACTTCTGCATTCGCATGTTTTGCTGTATCAGCTGAAGAATAGTAACCCGGGTTTCACTGTGCTTTACCCAGGTTACCAAATAAAGGGGTATCTCTTGGACAGGGGATTGTTACTTGATGGTCTTTCTTACTTTTTGAATCGCACGAATTTGGGCAACAGCACGTGCTAATTCTGCAGCAGCAACTGAATAATCCATTTCACCGCCTTTGTTGGCCATTGCAGCTTCAGCTTGGGCTTTTGCAGCAAGTGCAGCGGATTCATCAAGATGATCGGCACGCTCAATCACATCAGCAAGAACAGTAACACTGTTAGGCTGAATTTCCAGCATTCCACCTTGAACGTAATAAATTTCTTGGTGGCCACCAGGTAAGGTAACTCGTACTTCACCTGGTTTGAGGACGGTAAGCAAAGGCGCATGACCTGCTGTAATGCCTACTTCACCTAATTCTCCGGTTGCGACAACCATTTCCACCACACCGGAGAATATTTCATGTTCAGCACTAACAATATCTAAGTGCGTTGTTCTAGTCATATTTGCCTACCTCATAAGGTCTTAGCTTTAGCAACTGCTTCCTCAATGCTACCAACCATATAAAATGCTTGCTCAGGTAAATCATCATATTCACCGGCGAGAATACCTTGGAAGCCTTTAATTGTATCTTTTAAGGATACGTATTTTCCTGGGGAACCAGTAAATACTTCAGCAACGAAGAATGGTTGTGACAAGAATCTTTGAATCTTACGAGCACGCGTAACAACACGCTTGTCTTCTTCAGATAATTCATCCATACCAAGAATCGCAATAATATCTTTTAATTCTTTATAGCGTTGCAATGTTTGTTGAACACGTCGAGCTGTATCGTAATGTTCTTGTCCGACAATGAGCGGATCCAATTGTCGAGAAGTTGAATCTAAAGGATCTACTGCAGGATAAATACCCAATTCAGCAATTTGTCGCGACAATACAACAGTAGCATCCAAGTGAGCAAACGTCGTTGCAGGAGATGGGTCAGTTAAGTCGTCAGCAGGTACGTATACCGCTTGAATTGAGGTAATTGAACCTGTTTTAGTTGAAGTAATACGTTCTTGCAACATCCCCATTTCTTCAGCCAATGTTGGTTGATAACCCACCGCTGATGGCATACGGCCTAACAGAGCAGATACTTCAACCCCAGCTAAGGTATAACGATAGATGTTGTCGACAAACAGTAACACATCGCGGCCTTCATCACGGAATTTCTCCGCCATAGTCAAACCAGTTAATGCAACACGTAAACGGTTACCTGGTGGCTCATTCATCTGACCATAAACTAATGATACTTTATCCAATACATTAGAATCTTTCATTTCATGATAGAAGTCGTTTCCTTCACGAGTACGTTCGCCCACACCGGCAAATACTGAGTAACCACTGTGCTCAATCGCGATGTTGCGAATGAGTTCCATCATGTTAACGGTTTTACCTACACCCGCACCACCGAACAGACCTACCTTTCCACCTTTAGCAAAAGGACAAAGTAAGTCAATTACTTTAATACCTGTCTCAAGCAATTCTTGACTGCCTGCTTGCTCTTCGTAGCTTGGTGGCTTGCGGTGAATGGACCAATGCTCTTCGGCACCGATTGGGCCCGCATCATCAACTGGGCGACCAAGAACGTCCATAATTCGACCCAAGGTTTTCTTGCCAACAGGTACTTGAATAGGATTGCCTGTATTTTCAGCGCGCAAACCACGTTTAAGTCCTTCAGTTGTTCCCATAGCAATAGTACGAACTACACCATCACCAAGTTGTTGCTGTACTTCAAAAACCAAATCACCATCAACAAGTTTTAATGCATCATTGATTTTAGGGACATTCTCACGGGGGAACTCCACATCCACAACCGCGCCAATAATTTCTACTACAGTTCCTAAGCTCATTTTATACCCTCTTATAAAGCGGCTGCGCCACCGACAATTTCTGCCAATTCTTGCGTAATTGCAGCTTGTCGTGCTTTGTTATAAGCCAATTGAAATTCTTTAATCAAATCACCGGCATTATCGGTTGCATTTTTCATTGCAATCATTTTAGCCGCTTGTTCACAAGCAATGTTTTCAACAACTGCTTGGTAAATCTGTAATTCGATATAACGTTCTAAAAGATTATCCAGCAATTCCTTAGCATCAGGTTCATAAATATAATCCCAATGATGCCCCATTGTCGTGCTGTCGTCTTCTGATTTTGGCAATGGTAGTAATTGTTTCACCACCGGTTTTTGCGTCATGGTGTTAACAAATTCGTTGTAAACCACATGCAGTGCGTCAATGCTGCCGTTGTTAAATGCATCAAGCATCACTTTCACAATGCCAATAATGTCATTAATGCTTGGCGTATCACCAAGATGGTCCACAGAACCAAGAACATTACTGCCAACACGCTTAAAAAATGCTTGCCCTTTACGGCCAATAACTGCCAGATCAACCTCTTTGCCTTGTTCCTTCCAGTTACGAATAGTACGAACTGTTTCACGTAACAGGTTTACGTTTAAACCACCACATAAACCCCGATCGGTAGTAACAACGATAAGACCAATACGATTAATCTCGCGATGGGTCATAAACGGATGTCTGTATTCTGAGTGCGCGCGCGCAATGTGCTTTACTACGCTGTAGATCTTACTGGCATACGGCTTAGATGCGCGCATTCTCTCTTGAGTTTTACGCATCTTACTTGCTGCCACCATCTCCATCGCACGAGTAATCTTTCGAGTTTTGTTAATACTCGAAATTTTCGAACGGATTTCTTTTGCTCCAGCCATAATATCATTTCGCCTTAAATTGACTTACCAACTTGCTGTACGCTTAAAGTCTTCTACAGCTTTTTTTCAATTTTGCTTCAATGTCATTATCGTAAGCACCTGCTTCATTGATCAGTTGTAACAGATCAGGATGTGAGCTGCGCATATAATCATGTAATGACGCTTCAAATGCTGCAACTTCGTTTACAGGCACATCATCCAAATAACCTTTTTCAACTACAAACAATGCTGTACCCATCTCAGCAACAGATAATGGAGAGTATTGTTTTTGCTTCATCAGCTCAGTAATTCGCTGCCCGCGTTCTAATTGCTTACGGGTCGCATCATCAAGATCGGAAGCAAATTGGGAGAAAGCCTCCAATTCACGAAATTGTGCAAGTGCCAAACGCGTACCGCCACCTAATTTTTTCATGATTTTGGTTTGTGCAGCACCGCCCACACGAGATACAGATAAGCCTGAGTTAATTGCAGGTCGAACACCTGAGTTAAACAAATCCACATCAAGGAATATCTGGCCGTCTGTAATGGAAATAACGTTAGTTGGTACGAATGCAGATACGTCACCAGCCTGGGTTTCAATAATTGGCAATGCGGTTAATGAACCTGTTTTGCCTTTTACTGAGCCCTTAGTCAGCTTCTCTACTTCATCAGCATTTATTCGTGCAGCTCTTTCTAATAAGCGTGAATGCAAATAGAAAATATCCCCAGGATAAGCTTCACGGCCTGGTGGTCTGCGTAATAATAAGGATATTTGTCGATATGCCCAAGCTTGTTTTGTGAGATCATCATAAACAATCAATGCATCCTCGCCATGCTCCATGAAGTATTCACCCATAGTACATCCAGCATAAGGAGCAATAAATTGTAACGCAGCGGAATCAGAAGCACCTGCGACGACAACGATGGTATGCTCTAAAGCACCGTGCTCTTCAAGCTTACGTACTATAGCAGCAACAGAAGAAGCTTTTTGGCCAACGGCAACATAAATACACTTAACGCCGGTACCTTTCTGGTTGATAATCGCATCAATAGCAATCGCAGTTTTTCCTGTTTGGCGGTCGCCAATGATAAGCTCACGCTGACCACGTCCAACAGGAATCATCGCGTCAATCGCTTTTAATCCAGTTTGAACAGGTTGATCTACTGATTTACGTGCAATAACGCCAGGAGCTACTTTTTCAATGGGGGACATGCCTGCAGCATCGATTGGTCCTTTACCATCAATCGGATTACCTAATGCATCAACAACGCGGCCTAAAAGTCCTTTACCTACTGGAACTTCAAGAATACGTCCAGTACATTTACCTTTTTGGCCTTCGGCTAAAGAAGAATATTCACCAAGAACAACCGCGCCCACTGAATCTCTTTCAAGGTTAAGAGCAAGCCCATACACCCCGCCTGGGAATTCAATCATTTCCCCAGCCATTACATCTTCAAGGCCATGTAAGCTCACAACACCGTCTTTTAAACTAACAATAGTACCTTCATTTCGTGCTTCAGATACTACACTAAAGTGTTCTATTTTCTTTCTGATTAATTCACTGATTTCAGAAGGATTTAATGCTACTTGTTCTGACATGGAAACTATCCTCTAAATTATGCAGCCAGTTCAGTGTTTAGCTTATTAAGCTTGCCACGAACTGAACCATCTATAACTAAATCGCCCGCTCGAATTATTGCTCCACCAAGCAAGGAAGGATCAATATTGATTTTTAACGAGACCTTACGCTGCAAGCGCTGACTTAAAGATTCGATTAATCGTTGTTGTTGTGCACTAGATAAATCAGAGAAACTGCTTACATCAACATCCAGAGTTTTTTCTTGCTCTGCGCGATGTGCTTCATAGAGTGCATAAATATCGGGTAGCAACATCAATCTTTTATTGGTAGCCAGTAAGTTAATTAAATTACTTAATGGCTTGTTTTCATTTGATTTTGCACCAATTGCTGCGTGCAACAACTCCATATGCTGTTCTACAGTTGTTGCAGGATTAGCAATAAAGTATTCAGCTTCTGGCGTCAACACAGCTTGCGCAAGATTTCTCAAATGTGCTGACCACTCAGCTAATTTTTTTTCCCCTAAAGCATATTCAAAAATCGCTTTAGCATAGGGTCTGGCTATGGTGGTACTATCAGACATTTTAAATCTCTTCTATCAAGTTATCTAACAATGCAGTATTTGCCTTAGCATCTATTTCGCGCTTTAAAATTTTCTCAGCGCCTGTTATGGCTAAGTGTGCAACTTGTTTGCGCAACTCATCTTTTGCATGATTGATTTGTTGCTGTAATTGCTCTTGTGCCAATTTCACTTGCATTTGCGCTTCATGTTTTGCTGTTTCTTTTGCTTCTTCGATTATTTGCGCAGCACGCTTATTTGCTTTTTCAATAATGTCAGCTGATTGAACTTTAGCTTGCTTTAACTCATCTTTTACGCGATGTTGTGCTAATTCTAATTCTTTGCGACCACGTTCAGCAGCAGCTAAGCCATCAGCAATCTTGTCTTGTCGTTCTTCCATGGCTTTTGCCAATGGAGGCCATACTAATTTCATGGTAAACAAAACAAACGCTGCGAAAACTAGCATTTGTACAATTAGTGTTAAATTAATTTCCACCGTTTAATCTCCTGTAACAATTAGGGCGCTTTGCGCCCTGATTATGTGTTATCAAGAACCCAGGTTGCTTAGGAAAGGGTTTGCGAAAGTAAAGAACAATGCGATACCCACCCCAATCATGGTTACGGCGTCTAACAAACCAGCAACGATGAACATTTTTACTTGTAACATTGGAACCATTTCTGGTTGACGGGCTGAGCCTTCAAGGAATTTGCCACCAAGCAAACCAAATCCTATCGCTGTGCCCAATGCACCCAAACCAATTAACAAGGCAACCGCAACAACGGTCATACTTTGAACTTGTGCTATTAAACTAGCGGCTTGCATATTTATCCCCTTTACAATGGATGAAAATTAAATCGGTTAATGATCTTCGTGTGCCAAACTCAAGTAAACAATCGTTAGCACCATGAAAATAAATGCTTGCAATGTAATTACCAATATATGGAATATTGACCAAGCCAGCGCCAAAATAAATTGTGCTGTGCCCAAGGTCGCAGTACCCAGTGTTGATGATGTTGCAGCATTTAAGGTTAACAGGGCGATTAATATGAATATCAATTCGCCTGCATATAAGTTTCCAAATAACCGCAGTGCCAGTGAAATGGGCTTGGCGACAAGACCAACTACTTCAAGCAACAGGTTAAAAGGTATAAATCCTGGATGATTAAAAGGCTGTAAGGTAAGCTCTTTTATGAACTTCTTAACCCCTTTTATCTTAATACTGTAAAAAATGATAAGAATGAATACCGAAATTGATAAACCAAAGGTTAAGTTCAAATCGTTAGTTGGTACCACTTTAAGGTAATGTATACCACCAGTCTGTGCAATTGCTGGCAAAATGTCTACGGGTAATATATCCATAAAATTCATGAGGAAAACCCATAAAAATATGGTTAGCGCGAGGGGGCCAATTAAATTATTTTTGCCATGGAAGCAATCTTTGACCTGATTATCTGCAAACTGGAGCATAATCTCGGCAAAATTCTGTAACTTGCCGGGGACACCTGTTGTGACTTTACGCGCACCAAAATACATGAGCGCACACACAAAAATCCCTAAAACAATTGAGAAAAACAGTGTGTCAAGATTCAATGTCCAGAAACCACCCGAACCCAATTTCATATCACTAACGTTATAAGTGAGGTACGTTAAATGATGCTTGATGTAGTTTGTGCTAGATACCATTTCAGTCACTTTCAGGCCTATTCTGTTTATTTACAATAATCAACGGGGCAAACCAATGCGTCATCTGTATCATAATGTAGGATACGAAAAACGCTAGCGGCGTAACCTTAACCAGTAAAAACACCGCGGTGAATAGGAATATGGATATAACTATCTTTAAGGCTTCGCCCTTGTAGAAACTATTTACGATCAGCTTGGCTGAACGTGCACCTTGATACTTAAACAGTTTGCTTGCAAAGTATGCATTAGGAACAATACAAACTATGCCGCCAAGCAAAGCTGAGCTTGCTGCATTTGCACCATATACAAGTGCGCATAAAGCTGCAAAAACCAATGTAACACCCGATTGCACACACCATAGTCGCACAATACCACGTTTACTTAGTTGTTTGTTCACATATTCACCTACGTTTCACCGCGCGAATTATAAAGCAATCAATTTGAATAAGCAATGCCATATTTTATACATGGATGATTCTTTATCACCAGTGACCTATGTTTGGTGCCGATGCCCAGGGCTCTTGGATAGGCAAGGGCTCCCCTTTTTGGAGCAATTCGATAGAGATATTATCTGGCGAACGTATAAACGCCATACGCCCATCTCGCGGTGGCCTGTTAATCACTACCCCTGCATTTTTTAATCGCTGACATGTAGCATAGATATCCTCTACTCGATACGCTATATGGCCAAAATTACGTCCTTCGTGATAATCCTCTGGATCCCAATTGAACGTAAGCTCAAGCATTGGCGTATTTGCCTGCTGGGCGTGTTCTAAATCATTCGGTGATGCTAGAAATATTAATGTATATCGGCCTTTCTCATAGTCTGTACGCTTGACTTCAACTAAACCCAGTTTCTTGCAATAGAAGTCGAGTGACTCTTCCAAATTGGAAATCCGAACCATCGTATGTAAATAATTCATGCTGTACTCCCTTAAACGTGTATTTATATCCCGCCGAATGCCGCAAACAACAGATTTTAGCGTCTATAATTAGAGTGTGGAACTTATTATCGCAACTCAGGTAATAAGTAGTGTTATTAACCTCGCAAAAGGAAAGAACATGCCTGATAAGATCCAACATACTGCAGCCGGTCTGCAACAAAAAATGCTCGCTCGTTATAGCGATGGGTTACATCATAAACATAATAAACATCATCTAGAATATCGACAACACTGTAGATCTCACCCTTGTAATCAAAGTAATGGCTTAAATGATGAAGAAGGAATAAATGGTTCTACGGGATTGTTACGGGCAATTTAAATTGAGGAAAATGCGTAAACGACCTGACAAAGGACATTTCCATTAATTCATGCATCCTAAAAAAGCAGATGGATGTATGTCTCTTTTCCATCCACTGCTTTTTTAGGATTAAGCAACCGGATTATTTTGATAAGTATAATATTTAAGAATCTTTACCACACGCGCAACATCACTGGTTTGTCTTGCCATATTAATGACTTTTTCGGCTTGCTCTTGATGTACATCTCCCATTAAATAAACAACCCGATCCGAAGTCACGACCTTAAACGCATTCGGATCAATAGAACCATCAGCGAAAATTTGGCTGCGAATTTTTGCGGTTATCCAACTGTCTTGCATCGAATTTGGTCCCGAAGAACTTACCCTGACTTGATTAAATAAACGTCGATAACCTTTTACTGTAGCCAATCGTCGTTGTAACTCGGCTAACATTTCAGCGGTAGGAACATGGCCAGCCACCAAGACATCTCCATTGAAAATAGCAATATCAATGACACAACTGTTATTTTTAAATGCATTATCTACAGTGATTGCATTATTCACTTTAAGGAATAAATTGTAATCATCCAATTTTTTATACACATCGTGTCTATCGTAAACCATAGTAGCGCCTGTCCATAAGCTGCCTATGCAGCCAGACAAACAGAGAACGAAGATTAGTAATAGAGCAAAACATCCTTGTTTTAACATTTTATTTTAATGAATGTATTGAAAAATTTTAACCACTTTATTCACGCCATTAACTCGTCGTGCCGCATCTACGGCAAGCGCTGCTTGGTGATCGTTAACGATACCCATGAGATACACCACTCGATTTTCAGTTACAACCCGGATGGAGCCCGACTCCAGACCCTTTTTAGCCAGCAATCTGGTGCGAACTTGGCTGGTAATCAAACTGTCATTCGAACGAGCAGTAAGCGGTATAGGATATCCGACCGATAATTCATTATATACGCGATGTACTCCGGGGGTTCCTCGTGCAATTTTTTCAGCCAAATCTCGTAAAGAGGAGGTAGGTGTTTGCCCAACAAGCAATACCACACGATTAAAACTGGTCACCAGAACTCGTGAATCACTAAACTGACGGTTTGTTACAATGGCTTTATGAATGACATGAAATAGTCGTGCGTCAGCTTCCATAGTGATAACCCCACGCCGGTCATAAACCATTCCGGCCACTGCACCAGTTACTACTGCTGCGACACAACCTGTTAACAGGGTAGCCGCTAAAACAAAAGCAAGCGATCTTAATTTAAATCTCATTTTTTTATCCCATGACTTGACCAAATAATGATTGGTCAATTAAATCACAAAAGCAATGTAAGATGAACAGATGCATTTCTCTAATTCGTGCTGAATTATCCGATGCAACACGCAGTTCGATATCCTCAGGGCCTAAATGGTTTGCGAGAACACCTCCATCGCGTCCACTCAAAGCAATTGCATCCATGCCTCGTTCATTAGCAGCATGCAGGGCATACAGCATACTGTCTGAGTTGCCTGATGTAGTTAATAAAAGCAAGACATCATTTTCTTGCCCAAGCGCTTGAATTTGTCGGGCAAAAATTTGACTGTAATGATTGTCATTGGCAGAAGAACTTAAGCTGGTTGCGTCTGTACTTAAATTGATTACGGGCAGAGAAGGCCTCTCAACTTCAAATTGATTCAACATCGCACTGGCAAAATGCATGCAGTTGGCACTTGAGCCCCCGTTGCCACACAATAATATTTTTCCATCTGCAAGCAAACAATTCACTAAACGTTGACCAGCCCTGGCAATCAAATCAGATAAAGAATCAGCAAGCGCTATTTTGGTTTCTATGTTTATACCAAATAAATGCCTTACTCGTTCTTCCATTTGTACCATCATATTAAACCTCTACTTCATTAAAAAATTGTAACCTGTAGGAAGAACAACCAGAAGTGTTATCCCTAATCAGTTTTCACTAAGATACAGGTTGGGCCTTGGGCCCAACATTTCCTTTCATGCAATATGGAGTTTTTGTTGGGGTAAAGCCCAACCTACATCCAATTCAGCAGCAATCCGCAGGTAGCTTAATCAATAATCCGCCCCAAATGCATCCTTTATCCAATTAATGGACGCTGATTTGCCATCAATGCCAATCACATCAAAACGAAGAGCAAATTGATCATATTTTTGATGTTCTAGCATAAAGAGGGTAGCTGTCTTGATTATTTTTTGTCTTTTTGCATAAGTAACACTCGCAATCCCCCCACCAAACTGGGTGGAAATTCGCGAACGGACCTCTATAAACACCAGTGCTTCCTTGTCACGCATAATTAAATCAATTTCGCCCAGCCGGCACCTGTAATTTTGCGTAATTAATTTAAGTCCTTGTGTTTTTAAATAGGCTAAAGCTTTCTCTTCAGCAATGCGTCCTTTCTCTTGCGTTATCAATTACACTGTCTCACCCAATGAATGCACTAGTCCTTGTTTGAATTGTCCCCACTCCAATACACGGGCAACGTGTTGTGATGGCTTGAGATATAAAATACCATCGCCATGACGCGATTGATCCGCGGGGAATAACATCAATTGATTCAATTGGGTGGCCAAAGTATAACTGTCTATTCCTAAAGCATACAAACGATTATAACTATTAAATTGTTCTGGCCAATTGCGTGTACCCGCCTGGTGTGCGAAAACCCAGGGAATATCGCAGAAAATAATCCCATCAAGGTCTTTATCTTTCAACGGGTTAGCCTGACCACCATAGACACTGGCAGTAGCATAAACGGGAACATCTCCCGCAAAATAATAATTGAGCAACGGCATAATTTGACGTGCTTTTGACGGGTAGGCTAATAGAAATATCATATCAAAATCTTGTCTCCTGCTCATAACAGGTTGGATTTTTTGCCCGAGTAACTCCCTTATTTTTTTCTCGCGTTGCTGACTGTTGCTGATTTGCAGAAAATCCTTCATTTTTTTATTCAAATCATCATTTGAACCATATGAAAAAGTATCAACAACACGACCACCACTCTTTTGCCATTGTTGTGAAAAGGCTTTGCTCACCTCTTTACCCCAATCATTTCCAGGTGCAATAATCAATGCACGACTATACCCCTTGTTTTTTGCTCTGATCGCTACCTGGATTGCCTCATTTATTGGCGAAAGTCCAAATGAATAAGAATTTTCCTGGATGCTCGTATCCGCATCATTTAATAACAAGGTAGGAACAGGATGTTCTAATGCAGCTACTACCGCGACTTGTGATTTTGTCAACGGACCCACAACATAATCAGCACCATCACTGATCGCATTTTTGTATAAAGAAGCAACATCTCCTTTACTGGTATCATAGGTTTTCACCTGCATGGAGGTGTTGCTGTTATTTTTTTTATAGGCGGCCATAAATCCATCGCGTACTGCAGTTCCTGGACCCTGTAAAGCACCGCTTAGGGGGAGTAATAGAGCGACATGTTTCGGTGGGGTATGCATTTTACTGGCAATTGAATCCAATGGATTAGGTAAAATATGATTTGCCGGATGAGTGCTAAAATGAGATTGCCACTGTTCTAAAGCAGTCATTAAAGACTTGGGATCATCACGATACTTACGCGAAATTAATGCAAGCTGCAGCCAACCTTGTAAAACCGATTGTTCGGATGCCTTAGCAGTCAAAGAATTTAATTCCGCTGGTGACACATGAGTCAAAGTTAACCACAATGTACGACGATTAGTGGCTTGGCTCTCTTCGTCAGTCAACAACGATTCAAGGTGTATACGTTCATTAATCGATTCCAAGAGGTTGTTTGTGCCACGGTAAGCTTGTGCCAATAGCTCATGAAATTGAATCTTTTGGTATGGTGCAAATGCATCACGTTCGGTAATACGGGTTAATTTACTTAATGCCATTTGCGGGCGATCCCGTATGAGATCAATTTGCGCCAATAAAAGATTTTTTTCATTCATAGCCGCCGGTGTTAAGTCAGAAGTCTGTGCTAAAATAGCAGCGCCTTGTCGCCATTGGCCTTCTGAAATCAAACGTCCTGCTGCACGGATTAATGATTGTTGCTTTTCACTGCCTTCTTGATTTTTGGCCTGTGTGAGGTAACTTGCCGTAGGTTTGGAATAAGGATTCGCTATTTTTTTGTTCTCCACTTTAGGAGTCGTTACTGGGGCCGGTGTTGCCATTTGTGGAGGATTAACTGCGGTGGTGCACTCACAAAGAAAAAAGGTTGATGTCAGTAAAAAAAATGTGCGAATTTTTATTGTTTTAATAAACATATTCTTAGACATTGAATAAGCAATAACGCAAGAGGATAAACTATGACTAACTCACTAGCAACAGGCAGAGGAACTCTCTATATCGTTGCAACTCCGATAGGAAACCGTGAGGACATTACGTTTAGGGCATTAGAGGTGCTTAAATCAGTTGATTTTATT
This sequence is a window from Legionella cherrii. Protein-coding genes within it:
- a CDS encoding F0F1 ATP synthase subunit epsilon, coding for MTRTTHLDIVSAEHEIFSGVVEMVVATGELGEVGITAGHAPLLTVLKPGEVRVTLPGGHQEIYYVQGGMLEIQPNSVTVLADVIERADHLDESAALAAKAQAEAAMANKGGEMDYSVAAAELARAVAQIRAIQKVRKTIK
- the atpG gene encoding F0F1 ATP synthase subunit gamma is translated as MAGAKEIRSKISSINKTRKITRAMEMVAASKMRKTQERMRASKPYASKIYSVVKHIARAHSEYRHPFMTHREINRIGLIVVTTDRGLCGGLNVNLLRETVRTIRNWKEQGKEVDLAVIGRKGQAFFKRVGSNVLGSVDHLGDTPSINDIIGIVKVMLDAFNNGSIDALHVVYNEFVNTMTQKPVVKQLLPLPKSEDDSTTMGHHWDYIYEPDAKELLDNLLERYIELQIYQAVVENIACEQAAKMIAMKNATDNAGDLIKEFQLAYNKARQAAITQELAEIVGGAAAL
- a CDS encoding D-sedoheptulose-7-phosphate isomerase; protein product: MVQMEERVRHLFGINIETKIALADSLSDLIARAGQRLVNCLLADGKILLCGNGGSSANCMHFASAMLNQFEVERPSLPVINLSTDATSLSSSANDNHYSQIFARQIQALGQENDVLLLLTTSGNSDSMLYALHAANERGMDAIALSGRDGGVLANHLGPEDIELRVASDNSARIREMHLFILHCFCDLIDQSLFGQVMG
- the atpD gene encoding F0F1 ATP synthase subunit beta, encoding MSLGTVVEIIGAVVDVEFPRENVPKINDALKLVDGDLVFEVQQQLGDGVVRTIAMGTTEGLKRGLRAENTGNPIQVPVGKKTLGRIMDVLGRPVDDAGPIGAEEHWSIHRKPPSYEEQAGSQELLETGIKVIDLLCPFAKGGKVGLFGGAGVGKTVNMMELIRNIAIEHSGYSVFAGVGERTREGNDFYHEMKDSNVLDKVSLVYGQMNEPPGNRLRVALTGLTMAEKFRDEGRDVLLFVDNIYRYTLAGVEVSALLGRMPSAVGYQPTLAEEMGMLQERITSTKTGSITSIQAVYVPADDLTDPSPATTFAHLDATVVLSRQIAELGIYPAVDPLDSTSRQLDPLIVGQEHYDTARRVQQTLQRYKELKDIIAILGMDELSEEDKRVVTRARKIQRFLSQPFFVAEVFTGSPGKYVSLKDTIKGFQGILAGEYDDLPEQAFYMVGSIEEAVAKAKTL
- a CDS encoding F0F1 ATP synthase subunit B, whose product is MEINLTLIVQMLVFAAFVLFTMKLVWPPLAKAMEERQDKIADGLAAAERGRKELELAQHRVKDELKQAKVQSADIIEKANKRAAQIIEEAKETAKHEAQMQVKLAQEQLQQQINHAKDELRKQVAHLAITGAEKILKREIDAKANTALLDNLIEEI
- a CDS encoding F0F1 ATP synthase subunit delta translates to MSDSTTIARPYAKAIFEYALGEKKLAEWSAHLRNLAQAVLTPEAEYFIANPATTVEQHMELLHAAIGAKSNENKPLSNLINLLATNKRLMLLPDIYALYEAHRAEQEKTLDVDVSSFSDLSSAQQQRLIESLSQRLQRKVSLKINIDPSLLGGAIIRAGDLVIDGSVRGKLNKLNTELAA
- a CDS encoding F0F1 ATP synthase subunit I, which gives rise to MNKQLSKRGIVRLWCVQSGVTLVFAALCALVYGANAASSALLGGIVCIVPNAYFASKLFKYQGARSAKLIVNSFYKGEALKIVISIFLFTAVFLLVKVTPLAFFVSYIMIQMTHWFAPLIIVNKQNRPESD
- the atpB gene encoding F0F1 ATP synthase subunit A, with amino-acid sequence MVSSTNYIKHHLTYLTYNVSDMKLGSGGFWTLNLDTLFFSIVLGIFVCALMYFGARKVTTGVPGKLQNFAEIMLQFADNQVKDCFHGKNNLIGPLALTIFLWVFLMNFMDILPVDILPAIAQTGGIHYLKVVPTNDLNLTFGLSISVFILIIFYSIKIKGVKKFIKELTLQPFNHPGFIPFNLLLEVVGLVAKPISLALRLFGNLYAGELIFILIALLTLNAATSSTLGTATLGTAQFILALAWSIFHILVITLQAFIFMVLTIVYLSLAHEDH
- the atpE gene encoding F0F1 ATP synthase subunit C — translated: MQAASLIAQVQSMTVVAVALLIGLGALGTAIGFGLLGGKFLEGSARQPEMVPMLQVKMFIVAGLLDAVTMIGVGIALFFTFANPFLSNLGS
- a CDS encoding YraN family protein, with amino-acid sequence MTQEKGRIAEEKALAYLKTQGLKLITQNYRCRLGEIDLIMRDKEALVFIEVRSRISTQFGGGIASVTYAKRQKIIKTATLFMLEHQKYDQFALRFDVIGIDGKSASINWIKDAFGADY
- a CDS encoding VOC family protein, whose translation is MNYLHTMVRISNLEESLDFYCKKLGLVEVKRTDYEKGRYTLIFLASPNDLEHAQQANTPMLELTFNWDPEDYHEGRNFGHIAYRVEDIYATCQRLKNAGVVINRPPRDGRMAFIRSPDNISIELLQKGEPLPIQEPWASAPNIGHW
- a CDS encoding BON domain-containing protein, whose amino-acid sequence is MLKQGCFALLLIFVLCLSGCIGSLWTGATMVYDRHDVYKKLDDYNLFLKVNNAITVDNAFKNNSCVIDIAIFNGDVLVAGHVPTAEMLAELQRRLATVKGYRRLFNQVRVSSSGPNSMQDSWITAKIRSQIFADGSIDPNAFKVVTSDRVVYLMGDVHQEQAEKVINMARQTSDVARVVKILKYYTYQNNPVA
- a CDS encoding BON domain-containing protein, producing MRFKLRSLAFVLAATLLTGCVAAVVTGAVAGMVYDRRGVITMEADARLFHVIHKAIVTNRQFSDSRVLVTSFNRVVLLVGQTPTSSLRDLAEKIARGTPGVHRVYNELSVGYPIPLTARSNDSLITSQVRTRLLAKKGLESGSIRVVTENRVVYLMGIVNDHQAALAVDAARRVNGVNKVVKIFQYIH